One genomic window of Pagrus major chromosome 22, Pma_NU_1.0 includes the following:
- the wdr21 gene encoding WD repeat domain 21, producing the protein MKKWNWREGQRPYRRRGGGPRHSWYRGNRQRSTQDEQWSGHYDDEPSFRASQRRHENQSASSSTSSSSSSSPSSSSSSSSSSSSKASSAAPELPGFYFDPEKNRYFRLLPGHNNCNPLTREQLQEKEREKQRNKMLAEDEKLRKKAPRTGLNTSLLLQKRHLGLLPENSYCRLVHEVKVGGMRRHKLEIQSTDNSNPNTDNFRLIVGDSACERVFTVNDVSHGGCKYGIMNFSSSSRGSLSVEMCDNLYFTNRKVNSICWASVNYPDSHVLLCLVGAADTPGCVSLLPASLFSNSNPDQPGMLCSFKISSAWSCAWCLNPQFDKTFSTGLSRRVVVKDAETGRTQTYSTGSDVLAQQFALRVPVLFNGCRSGEIFSIDLRQRGRRDQSWKASRFHQESAITSVRVLQDENYLLAADMLGQIKLWDVRVTKPVQEYKGHYNEHAYLPIHVNEPEGLLLAVGQDCYTRLWSLKDGHLLRTIPSPHPTANDLIPSVVFSSKLGGCRGLPGLLMAVKHDLYYFPYNTDYQEGGEQQAGF; encoded by the exons ATGAAGAAGTGGAACTGGCGAGAAGGACAGCGACCCTACCGGCGAAGAGGCGGTGGTCCACGGCACAGCTGGTACAGAGGCAACCGGCAGAGATCAACACAGGACGAGCAGTG GTCTGGACATTATGATGACGAGCCATCATTCAGAGCATCTCAGAGGAGACATGAAAATCAGTCTGCctcttcctctacctcctcatcttcctcttcttcgccctcctcatcctcctcctcatcgtcctcttcttcctctaagGCCAGCAGTGCTGCACCAG AGCTGCCTGGTTTCTACTTTGACCCGGAGAAAAATCGTTACTTCCGCCTGCTGCCCGGACACAACAACTGTAACCCACTGACcagagagcagctgcaggagaaagaaagagagaaacagaggaacaAGATGCTCGCAGAGGATGAAAAACTTAGAAAA AAAGCACCAAGAACAGGATTGAATACTTCGCTACTGCTGCAGAAAAGACACCTTGGCCTGTTACCTGAGAACTCATATTGCAG GCTGGTCCATGAGGTGAAGGTCGGCGGGATGAGACGCCACAAACTGGAGATCCAGAGCACGGACAACAGCAACCCCAACACTGACAACTTCAGACTCATAGtg GGGGACTCGGCGTGTGAGCGAGTGTTCACAGTCAACGACGTGTCGCACGGAGGCTGCAAGTACGGCATCATgaacttcagcagcagcagccggggATCTCTGTCTGTGGAAATGTGTGACAACCTCTACTTCACCAACCGAAAG GTGAATTCCATCTGCTGGGCCTCAGTCAACTACCCGGACTCCCACGTGCT ATTGTGTCTGGTAGGAGCGGCAGACACGCCCGGCTGCGTCAGTTTACTTCCTGCTTCCCTCTTCAGCAACTCAAACCCAG acCAGCCCGGGATGCTGTGTAGCTTTAAGATATCTTCAGCCTGGTCTTGTGCTTGGTGTCTCAACCCCCAGTTTGACAAGACCTTCAGCACTG GCCTGTCTCGTAGGGTGGTCGTGAAGGATGCAGAAACAGGCCGAACACAGACGTACAGCACCGGCAGCGATGTCTTGGCTCAGCAGTTTGCCCTCAGG gtCCCTGTGCTGTTTAACGGTTGCAGATCAGGGGAGATCTTCAGCATCGACCTGCGTCAGCGCGGCCGCAGGGATCAGAGCTGGAAGGCCAGCCGCTTCCATCAAGAGTCAGCCATCACCTCCGTACGCGTCCTGCAGGACGAGAACTACCTATTGGCTGCCGACATGCTGGGCCAG ATTAAGTTGTGGGATGTTCGAGTGACAAAGCCAGTGCAGGAGTACAAAGGACACTACAATGAACACGCCTACCTTCCCATCCACGTCAATGAGCCCGAGGGGCTTTTGTTGGCAG TCGGTCAGGATTGCTACACAAGGTTATGGAGCCTAAAAGACGGCCACCTCCTGAGGACTATCCCATCACCCCACCCGACCGCGAACGACCTGATACCGAGCGTCGTCTTCTCCTCCAAGCTGGGCGGCTGCAGAGGGCTCCCCGGCCTGCTCATGGCCGTCAAACACGACCTTTACTACTTCCCATACAACACCGACTACCAGgaaggaggagagcagcaggcTGGCTTTTAG